The Amycolatopsis coloradensis sequence GCGGGACCGCCGCGGCCGTGACCTCGGCATGGTGTTCCAGGATCCGCTGTCCTCGCTGAACCCGGTCATCCCGATCGGCCTGCAGATCACCGAGGTGCTGGAGCGGCACCGCGGGATGGCGCGCAAGGCGGCGTCGGTGGAGGCGGCGGAGCTGCTGGACAAGGTCGGCATCCCCGACCCGACGCGGCGGCTTTCCGAGTACCCGCACCAGCTGTCCGGCGGGATGCGGCAGCGTGCGCTGATCGCGATCGCGCTGGCGTGCCGTCCGCGGCTGCTCATCGCCGACGAGCCGACCACCGCGCTCGACGTGACGATCCAGGCGCAGATCCTCGCGCTGCTGCGGGAACTGGTGCAGGACACCGGGACCGCGCTGATCATGATCACGCACGACCTCGGTGTCGTCGCCGGTCTCTGCGACGAGGTCAACGTGCTCTACGGCGGCAAGATCGTCGAGCGGGCGGAGCGGCACTCGCTGTTCGCCGAGCCTCGGCACCCGTACACGCACGGCCTGCTCGCCTCGATCCCGCGGCTCGACGCGGGCCGCGGCGAGAAACTGATCCCCATCAAGGGATCCGTCGCCGACAACATCCCGTGGGACGGCGGCTGCGCCTTCGCGCCCCGCTGCCCGAACGCTCTCGGCGTGTGCCGGGAGGTTTCACCGCAGCTGACCCCCGATCGCGGTGGACTGCTGCGCTGCCACAACCCGGTGATCCCGGCCGTGGCCGCACGAGGAGGGGTCCGATGACGCACGCGGTACCGGAGCAGGAAGTACTGCTCGAGGTCAACGACCTCAAGGTGCACTTCCCGATCAAACGCGGCATCGTGATCGACCGGACGGTCGGGTACGTGTACGCCGTGGACGGCGTCGATCTGGCCATCCGCAGGGGTGAGACCTACGGTCTGGTCGGGGAATCCGGCTGCGGAAAGTCCACTTTGGGCAGGGCGATCCTCCGGCTGACCGAACTGACGAACGGCAACGTCGTCTTCGACGGCACCGACGTCGCGGGCCTCAATGGCGAGGACCTGCGCAAGGCCCGCCGCCGGATGCAGATGGTCTTCCAGGACCCGATGTCCTCTTTGGACCCTCGGCAGTCGGTGGAATCCATTCTGACCGAAGGAATGAAGGCGCACGGCCTCGCCAAGGACAAGGATGCGACGGCCAAGCGGCTGCGCGAACTCCTCGCCGCCGTCGGTCTTCCGGAGTCCTCGCTGCGGAAGTACCCGCACGAGTTCTCGGGCGGCCAGCGTCAGCGCATCGGGATCGCGCGGGCGCTCGCGGTCGAGCCGGACCTGATCGTCGCCGACGAGCCGGTGTCCGCGCTGGACGTCTCGGTGCAGGCGCAGGTGGTCAACCTCCTGGAGGACCTGCAGGAGAAGCTCGGGCTCACGTACCTGGTGATCGCGCACGACCTCGCGGTGGTGCGGCATATCTCCGACCGGATCGGCGTGATGTACCTCGGCTCGCTGGTCGAAGAGGCCGACGCCGACACGCTGTACGAGAACCCGCTGCACCCGTACACGCGGGCGCTGCTTTCGGCGATCCCCGTGCCGGACCCGACGGTGGAGGACAGCCGCGAGCAGATCCTGCTCGCCGGTGACCTGCCCTCGCCGGCGCGGCCGCCGTCCGGCTGCCGGTTCCACACGCGGTGCCCGTGGAGGCAGCAGAGCCTGTGCGACACCGACCGCCCGCAGTTGCGGGAGATCGGCGCCGGGCACCGGGTCGCCTGCCACTACGCGGAGGACATCCGCGACGGGCGGATCAAACCGCACGAGGTCAAGGCGGAACTCGTCGGAGCCGGGGAGCTGAACCCCGACGTCGGCGGGCTGCCGGACGTCGGCTCGGCGGCCGAGATCCTCTAGCCCGAACGCGCGTGAAGGCCCCTTTCCCTCGGCTCAGCCGAGGGAAAGGAACGCGTGGTGCAAAAGGCCGTCTTCGAGTCCGATGAAGGGGCCTTTCATAGCAAAATTTGCTATGAAAGGCCCCTTCATTGCACGCGGGGACAGGGCCGGTCAGGAGCGAAGGCCCGCCCAGAAGCCGCACCGGTGATCGACGTCGTGAGAGACAGGGCGGATCGCGTCCGGCGCGAGCGAAAGCACGACATCGGATTTCCACCGTGGCGACTCGTGCCCGTTCGGATCACCCGTGCGCATGAACGTGGTCCAGTACGCGATCATCTGCTCCGAAAGACGTTTCTGCGCCTCATCGAGCGAGTCTTCGACCCCGCTGAGCTCGAACAGATAGACCAGATCGAGGGCGTGCGCCGCGCCGTGGGGGAGGCCGGGCGCCTCGATCCGGTTCACGTTGGGGGCGTTCTTGTCGTCGAACTCGTAGGCGTGCACCGGAGTTCGCCGTGAAAGCAGCCTGTTCCCCTCGGCCGTCGGGCAGGCCCACGAACGGTCGGTGGTGACCGTCGCCCACGCCATGGCGGGCGAAAGATAGTCCCGCGACGGATACTTCGCCGGCACCTCGTCCGCGTGTTCGCCGAAAGCGTTGCGCAGAAACTCCTGATAGCGCTCCTCGGTGATCGGTTCGTGCAGGGCGGCGCCCGCGATGAACGACCTCATCTCGTCGTGCGTGCCGCCCGAGAGCACCGGCACACGGTGAAAAGCGCCTTGTCGCACGGCTTTCGCGGGATCGGACGGCAGCAGCGGCGTGTGAGAGGTCAGGTGATTGGCGAAGGACTGGTGATCCTTCAGCAAATCCGCGGCCGGGAGACGACGCAGGCAGCCGAGCGCGAGCAGCGCGCCGACGCCGAAGCCGCGAAGCACGTAGTACCCGGCGACGGGCACGACGACTTCGAGCAGCACCACACCCCACTGGCGGATCACGGGATCACTGCCTCCGGGTCGCGAGATCGAAGAGGGTCACCAGTTCGGCCGCGTAGGTGGTGAGGTCCGGTTCCGGCGCTCCGGCGAGCAGGAACACCGGGCCCTCCACCGAACGCCGGATCGTCGTCGCCATCACGTGGACGTCGAACTCGCGGAACTCTCCCGACTCCTGGCCCCAGCGCNGCCGAGAGCGAACAGGTTCCCGGTCTCGCGCAGCATGCCGATCCCGGGGATCTTCGCCGATGAAGCGGAAGAGCTCACGCGCCACCTGACCCCGGATCTTGTGGCCGCAAGCGGTGGTTGCCGGCTCTCCCTTCCCTCGGCTCAGCCGAGGGAAGGGGGCCTTCACGCGCGAACGAGGTCAGGCAGGCGGCTTCAGGGTGACGACGGTGGCACTGGTCTCGCCACGCGGCGTCCGGTACGTGATCTCGTCGCCCTCCTTGGCGCCGACGAGCGCCAGGCCGAGCGGGCTGTCCGACGTGACCGTGGAGGCGTCGGCGTCCTCGCCCGGGATCGTGACGATGTGGAGCTCGTCTTCGTCGCCGTCGGCGAACCTGAGGGTGACGGTGGTGCCGTCGGGCAGCAGACCCTTGCTGTTCCGGCCGCCGTGCTCCAGTTTCGCCGCGACGTCGGCGATGCGCCGGTCGAGGTAGGCGGCGGCCTCCGCGCGGTCCAGCACCTCCGCCTGATCGGCGGCGTCGCCGGTTCGTTCCTGCTCGCCGACGAGCGGCGCCATCGCGTCGCGCTGCGCACGCAGATCGGCGAGTTCCTTCTCCAGCTGCCGTCGCGCGGCCGGGCTGAACCCGTTGTCCCCTGAGGTCACCATGTCGCGCATTGTCCGCTACGGATCGACGGCTAGCCACCTAGATTTTTCACCCGCTGTGATCGGCCAGGACGGTTGCCCTAAGCTTCAGGGCTAGTGTCCTGACTACTTGGTGTAAGGAACTTCGTGACCGCCGTTCCCGGCCGCAGCGCGCGGCTCTCCCCCAATCAGCTGCAGAAACAGGAACAGATCGTCGAAGCGGCGCGTGTCGTGCTCGCCAGGGACGGGCTCGCGGGCTGCACCGTGCGGGCGATCGCGGACGCCGGGCCGCTCACGAAGAGTGCGATTCATTACTACTTCGCGGATATCGACGTCCTGATCGACCGCGCGATGGCGGCGCACATCACAACGTTCATCGCCGATTTGCGCAAAATTTCGGCGCAACACGATCACCCGGATGAGCGGCTCTTCGCCGCGCTGGAGGCCTTCCTCGCCGAGTTCTCCGGCCGTCCGAACGCGGCCTTCCTCTGGTTCGAATACTGGATCGCCGCGGGCCGGGCGCAGCATCCTCAGGCCATCGACGTGATGCTGACGTCGATCACCGAACTGCTCGCGGAACTGCTCACCCCGCTCGACGTCGAAGACCCCAGGGCGCGAGCGCGAGCCCTCCTGTCCTATCTGCTCGGCGCGATCGTCCAGCAGCGCGTCCGGCGGCGGCCGTTCGCCGCCTTGCGCGGAGACATCGAAGCTCTCTGTTTCGCGAACTACGGGTAGAAATACGCATTAGATCCGTACCGTTACGGATTGTTCTCCTCTTCCGGCTCCGGCCATGGTGAGGTTCCCCCTCCCTTCCCTTGCCTGAGAGCTAGGAGACGACGATGCGCATAAGACGGTGCATGGCCGTGGCGATCGCGGCCGTCGCGGCGTTCACCATCCCGGTCGCCGCGAGTCCGGCGACCGCGGACCAGCAGGCCGAGGACGCGCAGGTGCAGATCTACGAGGTCTTCGGCACCGGGACTTCGCAGCAGCGCACCCAGATCTCCCGGCTCGGTGTCGACGTCCTCGGTTCCGCGGGTGGCACGACCACGTTCATCGGCGAGGCACGCGACGCGGCGAAGATCCGTTCGCTCGGCTATCGCGTCGAGCAGCGTGGCGTCGTCGACAGGTCGGAGAAGGTGGGCACCAACGCGATCAACGACTTCCCGCCGTCGGACTCCGGCTACCACAACTACGCCGAGGTCACGACCGAACTGCGCAACGCCCAGTCGAACTTCGGCTCGATCGCGCGGCTGAGCAGCGTCGGCAACTCGTACCAGGGCCGCGCGCTGAACATGCTCAAGATCAGTGACAACGTCGCCACGGACGAGAACGAGCCCGAAGTCCTCTTCACCTGCAACCAGCACGCCCGCGAGCACCTCACCACCGAGATGTGCCTGCGGATCGTGAACCGGTTCACCCAGGGCTACGCCTCCGACCCGGCGATCAAGCGGTTCGTCGACAGCGTCGAGATCTACGTGATCCCGAACGTCAACCCGGACGGCTCGGAGTACGACATCTCCGGATGCGGTCGCGCATCCAGAGGACGAAACGCGGGTTGTACGAATCTTGTACGGGAGGGCTCGAAGCTGGTGGGCATGCGCATCAAGACGCTCGGTCTGCTGGCCGCCTCGTTGCTGGCCCTCGTCGCCGCGCCGGCCCAGGCCGCCGACGGCAACCCCCTCGAGAAGACCAACGGCTTCTACGTCGACCCGAACTCCAACCCCGCGGTCTGGGTGCGGGACCACCCGGGCGGCACCGCCGACAAGATCAAGGCCGCCATCTCCA is a genomic window containing:
- a CDS encoding carboxylesterase family protein; the protein is MIRQWGVVLLEVVVPVAGYYVLRGFGVGALLALGCLRRLPAADLLKDHQSFANHLTSHTPLLPSDPAKAVRQGAFHRVPVLSGGTHDEMRSFIAGAALHEPITEERYQEFLRNAFGEHADEVPAKYPSRDYLSPAMAWATVTTDRSWACPTAEGNRLLSRRTPVHAYEFDDKNAPNVNRIEAPGLPHGAAHALDLVYLFELSGVEDSLDEAQKRLSEQMIAYWTTFMRTGDPNGHESPRWKSDVVLSLAPDAIRPVSHDVDHRCGFWAGLRS
- a CDS encoding GreA/GreB family elongation factor is translated as MVTSGDNGFSPAARRQLEKELADLRAQRDAMAPLVGEQERTGDAADQAEVLDRAEAAAYLDRRIADVAAKLEHGGRNSKGLLPDGTTVTLRFADGDEDELHIVTIPGEDADASTVTSDSPLGLALVGAKEGDEITYRTPRGETSATVVTLKPPA
- a CDS encoding oligopeptide/dipeptide ABC transporter ATP-binding protein, with product MTHAVPEQEVLLEVNDLKVHFPIKRGIVIDRTVGYVYAVDGVDLAIRRGETYGLVGESGCGKSTLGRAILRLTELTNGNVVFDGTDVAGLNGEDLRKARRRMQMVFQDPMSSLDPRQSVESILTEGMKAHGLAKDKDATAKRLRELLAAVGLPESSLRKYPHEFSGGQRQRIGIARALAVEPDLIVADEPVSALDVSVQAQVVNLLEDLQEKLGLTYLVIAHDLAVVRHISDRIGVMYLGSLVEEADADTLYENPLHPYTRALLSAIPVPDPTVEDSREQILLAGDLPSPARPPSGCRFHTRCPWRQQSLCDTDRPQLREIGAGHRVACHYAEDIRDGRIKPHEVKAELVGAGELNPDVGGLPDVGSAAEIL
- a CDS encoding ABC transporter ATP-binding protein, which translates into the protein MALLEVRDLKVVFQRRGEKPFTAVDEVSFDVEPGQTVGLVGESGCGKSVTSLAIMRLLAKRGNQVSGSVSFEGTDLLRLSDKEMRDRRGRDLGMVFQDPLSSLNPVIPIGLQITEVLERHRGMARKAASVEAAELLDKVGIPDPTRRLSEYPHQLSGGMRQRALIAIALACRPRLLIADEPTTALDVTIQAQILALLRELVQDTGTALIMITHDLGVVAGLCDEVNVLYGGKIVERAERHSLFAEPRHPYTHGLLASIPRLDAGRGEKLIPIKGSVADNIPWDGGCAFAPRCPNALGVCREVSPQLTPDRGGLLRCHNPVIPAVAARGGVR
- a CDS encoding TetR/AcrR family transcriptional regulator, which encodes MTAVPGRSARLSPNQLQKQEQIVEAARVVLARDGLAGCTVRAIADAGPLTKSAIHYYFADIDVLIDRAMAAHITTFIADLRKISAQHDHPDERLFAALEAFLAEFSGRPNAAFLWFEYWIAAGRAQHPQAIDVMLTSITELLAELLTPLDVEDPRARARALLSYLLGAIVQQRVRRRPFAALRGDIEALCFANYG
- a CDS encoding glycoside hydrolase family 6 protein, with the translated sequence MRIRRCMAVAIAAVAAFTIPVAASPATADQQAEDAQVQIYEVFGTGTSQQRTQISRLGVDVLGSAGGTTTFIGEARDAAKIRSLGYRVEQRGVVDRSEKVGTNAINDFPPSDSGYHNYAEVTTELRNAQSNFGSIARLSSVGNSYQGRALNMLKISDNVATDENEPEVLFTCNQHAREHLTTEMCLRIVNRFTQGYASDPAIKRFVDSVEIYVIPNVNPDGSEYDISGCGRASRGRNAGCTNLVREGSKLVGMRIKTLGLLAASLLALVAAPAQAADGNPLEKTNGFYVDPNSNPAVWVRDHPGGTADKIKAAISTKAGARWFGNWSGNVKTAVDGYTYAADVADKLPILVAYNIPGRDCGGHSGGGAGSPEAYRTWISNFADGIGGKPAVVVIEPDALAQVDCLPAGERQTRLDLLKYAAEQFAAKAPNTWAYMDGGNSTWIPAATMADRLNAVGVKSIRGLAINVSNYKTTTDSANYGKAVSAALSSKYGYTKPFVIDTSRNGNGPLGSEWCNPAGRKLGVTSQTGGGAEMLLWVKVPGDSDGKCGIAPNVEAGQFSPDLALRLISGT